A window of Clostridium botulinum BKT015925 contains these coding sequences:
- a CDS encoding efflux RND transporter periplasmic adaptor subunit translates to MKKFFLKSISIMCSLVLVIILTACGAKKSNITSNKKDVCKPEKVLLVKKDDICKSTMLTGVFVAKGDVIVVPKIVGIIKEMPIKLGSKVNVGDTLAVLDNKEVKDRIDQTKAAMDTAKVAVEQSKLGLKQSQDAVNVANSSYKIIKAEYEKIKSKELDNFQQSLKNQLDEAEIRVNQCSKSVESSKEFVKQSETTYETSKKLYEQAQKAMEDIVVKAPISGIISILSIKKGEVASNARPIMTMVNVEKIRANIEIPEGIINKIKIGDKLDTYIVPLSNKKVIGTVMAVNSAKKSKSKVSTIEVEVENEDSKIKPGMFVNVKINTDSKKDVLVIKKEAVISKNGQNIVYVNKRGETIAQKVTLGIDNSEYVEVISGLKLGDKIVKK, encoded by the coding sequence ATGAAAAAATTTTTTTTAAAATCTATTTCTATTATGTGTTCGTTAGTTCTTGTAATAATTTTAACAGCGTGTGGTGCTAAAAAAAGTAATATTACAAGTAATAAGAAAGATGTATGTAAGCCCGAAAAAGTATTATTAGTTAAAAAAGATGATATATGTAAATCAACTATGTTAACAGGGGTGTTTGTTGCAAAAGGAGATGTTATTGTTGTTCCTAAAATTGTAGGAATAATAAAAGAGATGCCTATAAAATTAGGAAGTAAGGTTAATGTAGGTGATACTTTAGCAGTTTTGGATAATAAAGAAGTAAAGGATAGAATAGATCAAACCAAGGCTGCTATGGATACAGCGAAGGTTGCAGTAGAACAATCTAAATTAGGACTTAAACAATCACAAGATGCTGTAAATGTTGCTAATTCTAGTTACAAAATAATAAAGGCAGAATATGAAAAGATAAAATCAAAGGAATTAGATAATTTTCAACAAAGTTTAAAGAATCAACTTGATGAAGCAGAGATTAGAGTAAACCAATGTTCAAAAAGTGTTGAAAGTTCAAAAGAGTTTGTTAAGCAATCAGAAACTACCTATGAAACATCTAAAAAGCTATATGAACAAGCTCAAAAAGCTATGGAAGATATAGTAGTTAAAGCACCGATTAGTGGCATTATATCTATACTAAGTATAAAAAAGGGGGAAGTAGCATCCAATGCTAGACCAATAATGACAATGGTTAATGTTGAAAAAATACGTGCAAATATAGAAATACCTGAAGGAATCATAAATAAAATAAAGATAGGTGATAAGTTAGACACATATATAGTTCCTCTTTCTAATAAAAAAGTTATAGGAACTGTTATGGCTGTAAATTCAGCTAAAAAGTCTAAGAGTAAGGTAAGTACTATAGAAGTTGAAGTAGAGAATGAAGATTCAAAAATAAAACCTGGAATGTTTGTAAATGTTAAAATTAATACTGATTCAAAAAAAGATGTATTAGTAATAAAAAAAGAAGCAGTAATAAGTAAAAATGGACAAAATATCGTTTATGTAAATAAAAGGGGAGAAACAATTGCTCAAAAAGTTACACTAGGCATAGATAATAGTGAGTACGTAGAGGTGATAAGCGGTTTAAAATTAGGAGATAAGATAGTTAAAAAATAA
- a CDS encoding DUF5050 domain-containing protein, translating to MKNKLKTGILSLTILSMFLSIPKITFAANDDIKDSECELRYRKDPVQENKEWKIKFNKELDSSSINSDNIILQDEDGKKIYASVSLDEKDKDKKTVIVKPNSIFKQGKKYSITIKKDGFKAKKDEKKIKKSVRMFFYIKNAYAGLPCEDGLIVVRNMVYSIDYLAKNSKLKNEILNDSYTIYYCYSVTEQKVKDIFGNVELDKDKVHPHYDKMIYVNENGEKSIYEWDNTEEEYELVGVGVDADITVNSSAKVITVKVKNVQGIEDAVYFKLAHSNDVKRIGETIAFTSKDLVESIFILNYNKNIIATGKLNTQFSTSRINSLKKVGDTNKGNTAGNINNNGYVVEDQEGYVFYNNTGDRNSLYKLDSNGMFNNAIAKDNAQYINVIGDWVYYSNYSDKGSLYKIKTDGTVRQKISEDMASYVTVSGDWIYFCNHSDGGRLYRIRPDGTSKSRISQSLNHESAYINVSGDWIYFTDVTDRHRPYVINTDGTYIAKLSEEWANSIQVYGEWIFYTSSTGVLSKVKKDGSGKIIPIKGQTREFDKGFHLNVVGSWLYYSNYLDGGKLYKIRTDGSGEKHKLVNDIVDYINIVEDQIYFTSKGKLFRVPIDTDGTIKPQQISKSNGQHNIIQMDDLKATVAFEDVNMKLVDMENKYLPEKVPGIMDDNTMHQFSVDWDRKHATARNGIRTYIGDVIGYNRKVKFELTIPSEMLNESNTITVYNNPDKNADVLVVENLYDNNLVSTPPKLNVGDLVSVYDNKDCTKLLGKAVVVREGKYNKATIQRIELDKYGQRSAWITVTRLGKAESKPTEVKHGDVPGISKAEDLDNQENFRFYTKGLGLGVDGRDLAITEWAPSQVMGKSEYYIYALASGKLDISKDDYKPIATITKNDKKWQGDKELKNDSSKKDLKKGKYNIFIVGNFEGVASEDNRGKRPCVKGAACSDEKTLDVTEEVLPKTITLKTKGSVKSGEDIILSKAPALGEQVWLIPTNSARSIMEKVENWRSENNVQWPMNELRNIGTCLEGDGFTSEIKAPKGMDPKNQNYKDIEYNVLVVNKIGSAGFSKEHITVDNKPPELFNEFAHEKDTTNRLQIGTIKPEDGFKVKVFDEGSNLSTINDSVSVYIVERGVEDFTKELLDTAVKQKIGKVFNVNKGIPYSCNVSGLEAITKEEFERHYRGAGPNGTNLTNYKVLAVDRAGNISTIPIYFNIIVDTEKLGLLINKADQYLFMLNDDQHKTLDSVLKQAKDLLSVATQRRQRDIDSMCDKLESSMEKVGVPGLTADHKRISKAVSNGIYLKNENGAYVKQGSTIDSNLKLDLTTPVDGKVKIQWVSDTPSVIKNNGEIIRPLKNKTVKLIATISYNNEDNTKFIREFNVTIKGVDIVSQILNASYDDASKKVLVEFSKAKEDTFVDCYRVIISKNTINNPSSSNGIKVGTNVKDDILKCIGIHKDIAGNPLMPGTYYVYVVSVAKDNRGVIVSQYRTLIVPKKS from the coding sequence TTGAAAAATAAGCTTAAAACAGGGATTTTAAGTTTAACTATCTTAAGTATGTTTTTAAGCATACCTAAAATTACATTCGCTGCAAATGATGATATTAAAGATTCTGAATGTGAACTAAGATATAGAAAAGATCCTGTACAAGAAAATAAAGAATGGAAAATAAAGTTTAATAAGGAGTTAGATTCAAGTAGTATAAATAGTGATAATATAATACTTCAAGATGAAGATGGAAAAAAGATATATGCTAGTGTATCTTTAGATGAAAAAGATAAAGATAAGAAAACAGTAATTGTAAAACCTAATTCTATATTTAAGCAAGGAAAAAAATATTCAATAACTATCAAAAAGGATGGGTTTAAGGCAAAAAAAGATGAGAAGAAAATAAAAAAATCTGTTAGAATGTTTTTTTACATAAAAAATGCATATGCAGGATTACCTTGTGAAGATGGATTAATTGTTGTAAGAAATATGGTATATTCAATAGATTATTTAGCTAAGAATTCAAAGTTGAAAAATGAAATATTAAATGATTCTTATACTATTTATTATTGTTATAGTGTCACAGAGCAAAAGGTAAAAGATATATTTGGTAATGTGGAACTAGATAAAGATAAAGTTCATCCACATTATGATAAAATGATTTATGTAAATGAAAATGGAGAAAAATCAATTTATGAGTGGGATAATACAGAAGAAGAGTATGAATTAGTTGGGGTAGGAGTAGATGCAGATATAACTGTAAATTCTTCTGCTAAGGTTATTACTGTTAAAGTAAAAAATGTCCAAGGAATAGAGGATGCTGTTTATTTCAAATTAGCACATAGTAATGATGTAAAGAGAATAGGAGAAACAATAGCATTTACATCTAAAGATTTAGTAGAGTCTATTTTTATATTAAATTATAATAAAAATATTATTGCTACAGGTAAGTTGAATACTCAATTTTCTACTAGTAGAATAAATAGTCTTAAAAAAGTGGGGGATACAAATAAAGGAAATACAGCAGGGAATATAAATAATAACGGATATGTTGTTGAAGATCAAGAAGGATATGTTTTTTATAATAATACTGGCGATAGAAATAGTTTATATAAATTAGATTCTAATGGTATGTTTAATAATGCTATTGCAAAGGATAATGCGCAGTATATAAATGTAATAGGAGATTGGGTTTATTATTCAAATTACTCTGATAAAGGAAGCCTATACAAGATAAAAACTGATGGTACCGTAAGACAAAAGATTTCTGAGGATATGGCATCTTATGTAACTGTATCAGGAGATTGGATTTATTTTTGTAATCATTCCGATGGGGGAAGGTTGTACAGAATTAGACCTGATGGAACATCAAAAAGCAGAATAAGTCAATCATTAAATCATGAAAGTGCTTATATTAATGTTTCGGGAGATTGGATATATTTCACAGATGTAACGGATAGACATAGACCATATGTTATTAATACAGATGGAACTTATATTGCCAAATTAAGTGAAGAATGGGCAAATTCTATTCAAGTTTATGGAGAATGGATATTTTATACATCAAGTACTGGTGTTTTAAGTAAGGTTAAAAAAGATGGAAGTGGAAAAATTATTCCAATAAAGGGTCAAACAAGAGAGTTTGATAAAGGATTTCATTTAAATGTAGTCGGAAGTTGGCTTTATTATAGTAATTATCTTGATGGAGGTAAGTTATATAAGATTCGTACAGATGGAAGTGGTGAAAAACATAAATTAGTAAATGATATAGTTGACTATATAAATATTGTAGAAGATCAGATATATTTTACATCTAAAGGTAAACTGTTTAGAGTACCTATAGATACAGATGGAACTATAAAACCTCAACAAATAAGTAAAAGTAACGGTCAACATAACATAATTCAAATGGATGATTTAAAGGCTACAGTAGCTTTTGAAGATGTTAATATGAAATTAGTGGATATGGAAAATAAATATCTACCAGAAAAAGTTCCAGGAATTATGGATGATAATACTATGCATCAGTTTTCAGTAGATTGGGATAGAAAACATGCAACAGCAAGAAATGGAATTAGAACTTATATTGGAGATGTTATAGGATATAATAGAAAGGTTAAATTTGAACTTACAATACCTTCTGAAATGTTAAATGAGAGTAATACTATAACTGTATATAATAATCCGGATAAAAATGCTGATGTTCTTGTTGTAGAAAATTTATATGATAACAACTTAGTATCAACTCCACCTAAATTAAATGTTGGAGATTTAGTAAGTGTTTATGACAATAAAGATTGTACTAAACTTTTAGGCAAGGCTGTTGTGGTAAGAGAAGGAAAATATAATAAGGCAACAATTCAAAGAATAGAGCTTGACAAATATGGTCAAAGAAGTGCATGGATTACGGTAACAAGACTAGGTAAAGCAGAAAGTAAGCCAACTGAAGTTAAGCATGGTGATGTACCGGGTATATCAAAAGCTGAAGATCTTGATAATCAAGAGAACTTTAGATTTTATACGAAGGGCTTGGGTTTAGGAGTGGATGGAAGAGATTTAGCAATAACTGAATGGGCTCCATCTCAAGTTATGGGTAAATCAGAGTATTATATATATGCTTTAGCGTCTGGTAAATTAGATATAAGTAAAGATGATTATAAACCTATAGCCACTATAACAAAGAATGATAAAAAGTGGCAAGGAGATAAAGAATTAAAGAATGATAGTAGTAAAAAAGATTTGAAGAAAGGTAAGTATAATATATTTATTGTTGGCAATTTTGAAGGAGTGGCATCAGAGGATAACAGAGGAAAAAGACCATGTGTTAAAGGAGCTGCTTGTAGTGATGAAAAAACTTTAGATGTTACGGAAGAAGTTTTACCAAAAACTATAACTTTAAAAACTAAGGGGAGTGTTAAGTCTGGAGAAGATATCATTCTTAGTAAGGCACCAGCATTAGGTGAGCAAGTATGGTTAATACCAACTAATTCTGCTAGAAGCATAATGGAAAAAGTTGAAAATTGGCGTTCAGAGAATAATGTACAATGGCCTATGAATGAATTAAGAAATATAGGTACTTGCTTAGAAGGTGATGGTTTTACAAGTGAGATTAAAGCTCCTAAAGGTATGGACCCTAAGAATCAAAATTATAAGGATATAGAATATAATGTTCTTGTAGTAAATAAAATAGGTTCAGCCGGATTTTCGAAAGAGCACATAACAGTAGACAATAAGCCACCAGAGTTATTCAATGAATTTGCACATGAAAAAGATACTACAAATAGATTGCAAATAGGTACTATAAAACCAGAGGATGGTTTTAAAGTCAAAGTGTTTGATGAAGGATCAAATTTAAGTACAATAAATGATTCAGTAAGTGTTTATATAGTAGAAAGAGGAGTGGAAGATTTCACTAAGGAATTATTGGATACAGCAGTTAAACAGAAAATAGGAAAAGTATTTAATGTAAATAAAGGTATACCATATTCATGTAATGTCAGTGGACTTGAAGCAATTACAAAAGAAGAATTTGAAAGACATTATAGAGGAGCAGGACCAAATGGAACAAATTTAACAAATTATAAAGTGTTAGCAGTAGATAGAGCAGGAAATATATCGACTATACCAATATACTTTAACATAATAGTAGATACGGAAAAGTTGGGACTGTTAATAAATAAAGCAGATCAGTATTTATTTATGTTAAATGATGACCAACATAAGACCTTAGATTCTGTATTAAAACAAGCAAAAGATTTATTAAGCGTAGCTACTCAAAGAAGACAACGTGATATAGATTCTATGTGTGATAAATTAGAAAGTTCTATGGAAAAGGTAGGAGTTCCAGGACTTACAGCTGATCATAAGAGAATATCAAAAGCGGTATCAAATGGTATATATTTAAAAAATGAAAATGGAGCATATGTTAAACAAGGTAGCACTATAGATTCAAACTTAAAACTAGATTTAACAACTCCAGTAGATGGAAAGGTTAAGATTCAATGGGTAAGTGATACACCAAGTGTTATAAAAAATAATGGTGAAATAATTAGACCATTAAAGAATAAAACTGTTAAATTAATTGCTACTATTTCTTATAATAATGAAGATAATACTAAATTTATAAGAGAATTTAATGTAACGATAAAAGGTGTAGACATTGTTAGTCAAATATTGAATGCTTCATATGATGATGCATCTAAAAAGGTATTGGTAGAATTTTCGAAAGCTAAGGAAGATACATTTGTAGATTGTTATAGGGTTATAATTTCTAAAAACACAATCAATAATCCTAGTAGCAGTAATGGTATAAAGGTTGGAACTAATGTTAAAGATGATATATTAAAATGTATAGGAATCCATAAAGACATTGCGGGTAACCCATTGATGCCAGGTACTTATTATGTTTATGTAGTATCTGTAGCAAAGGATAATAGAGGGGTTATAGTATCACAGTACAGAACTTTAATAGTGCCTAAAAAGAGTTAA
- a CDS encoding SLAP domain-containing protein, with translation MSKKSKQGNAIKTEISVHPGMEGSISKFQMECLEDEIKILPDIKDGEVDVNTDFFFDLGDKYEASVFIRNGLATGINLEKIPFIVLGKNDEELGRKVFNLREVGEIPARSVRPWKIYFEKDELEVGENNLKDLKIIFDSRLKAAGVVKVRYENLPGGIQGQERKKYEDFLENLPLLREGQVTMTAYDVHITEEGKIAVELVIRNGRHNGVDVERVPLSVYDANHKLVVSGVFYLEDVSISPISAKVYSFSFSKEEILREDFDLKKWTVEFMLNSNVN, from the coding sequence ATGTCAAAAAAATCTAAACAAGGAAATGCTATTAAGACAGAGATATCTGTTCATCCAGGAATGGAAGGTAGTATTTCTAAGTTTCAAATGGAATGTCTTGAGGATGAAATAAAAATACTTCCAGATATAAAAGACGGTGAAGTAGATGTAAATACCGATTTCTTTTTTGACTTGGGGGATAAATATGAAGCTAGTGTTTTTATAAGAAATGGACTAGCTACAGGTATAAACTTAGAAAAGATACCTTTTATTGTTTTAGGAAAAAATGATGAGGAGTTAGGAAGAAAAGTATTTAATTTAAGAGAAGTTGGAGAAATACCAGCACGAAGTGTAAGACCATGGAAAATTTATTTTGAAAAGGATGAATTAGAAGTTGGAGAAAATAATCTTAAAGATTTAAAAATAATTTTCGATAGTAGACTTAAGGCTGCTGGAGTAGTTAAAGTTAGATATGAAAATCTTCCTGGTGGAATACAAGGACAAGAAAGAAAAAAATATGAAGATTTTCTAGAAAACTTACCCTTATTAAGAGAAGGACAAGTTACTATGACGGCCTATGATGTACATATTACTGAAGAAGGTAAAATAGCTGTTGAATTAGTAATTAGAAATGGAAGACATAATGGTGTTGATGTAGAGAGAGTACCGCTTTCTGTATATGATGCAAATCATAAGTTAGTGGTATCTGGTGTATTCTATTTAGAAGATGTGTCTATAAGTCCAATTAGTGCTAAAGTATATTCATTCTCATTTTCTAAAGAAGAAATATTAAGAGAAGATTTTGATCTTAAAAAGTGGACAGTAGAGTTTATGTTAAATAGTAATGTTAATTAA
- a CDS encoding sugar ABC transporter substrate-binding protein — translation MVKIKNICILIAMCIFCGLFSGCSNKKQVSEKQIRNLIENNIEKNNKDESNKAGSLDKKTIVFVGKAEGDKFIEEISKSVEEICIDKGYNFAKHSCEDSSQIVNDQMQTLQELLIAKIDGIILVPGSSTRLIPVLKSIQEAKIPIAIVDTAIDSMEAKIYGLRDIPFITIDNEKAEYDITKSVVDEMISSKINVNPLIISGDLTGANAVQRKDGAIKALNTSGISSINVEDGKWKISKGYSITKTYLGQKPDINLIICGNDEMALGAIQYLKEINKTNVKVLGFDANRRAIQAVKKREMKFTVKQDGKEMGKVASNIVIDLINKKDVSNVINIKTEVIDYNNIH, via the coding sequence ATGGTAAAAATAAAAAATATTTGTATATTAATAGCCATGTGTATTTTTTGTGGTTTATTTTCAGGTTGTTCTAATAAAAAACAAGTTTCTGAAAAACAAATAAGAAATCTTATAGAAAATAATATAGAAAAAAATAACAAAGATGAATCAAATAAAGCAGGTTCATTAGATAAAAAAACTATAGTATTTGTAGGTAAAGCTGAAGGAGATAAGTTTATAGAAGAAATATCAAAATCGGTTGAAGAAATTTGTATCGATAAAGGATACAATTTTGCAAAGCATTCATGTGAGGATTCTTCACAAATAGTAAATGACCAAATGCAAACATTGCAGGAATTACTCATTGCTAAGATAGACGGAATAATTTTAGTGCCAGGTAGTAGTACTAGACTTATTCCTGTATTAAAAAGTATACAAGAAGCTAAAATTCCTATAGCAATAGTGGATACAGCTATAGATAGTATGGAAGCTAAAATATATGGATTAAGAGATATTCCTTTTATAACAATAGATAATGAAAAAGCTGAATATGATATTACTAAAAGTGTTGTAGACGAGATGATATCATCAAAAATTAATGTAAATCCACTAATAATATCAGGAGATTTAACGGGAGCTAATGCAGTTCAGCGTAAAGATGGAGCAATAAAAGCACTTAATACAAGTGGAATATCATCTATAAATGTTGAAGATGGCAAATGGAAGATAAGTAAAGGATATTCTATAACGAAGACATATTTAGGACAAAAACCAGATATAAATTTAATTATATGTGGAAATGATGAAATGGCATTAGGAGCTATACAATATTTAAAAGAAATTAATAAAACTAATGTAAAGGTTTTAGGGTTTGATGCAAATAGAAGAGCTATACAAGCAGTTAAAAAACGTGAAATGAAGTTTACAGTTAAACAAGATGGTAAAGAAATGGGAAAGGTTGCATCAAATATAGTAATAGATTTAATAAATAAAAAAGATGTATCTAATGTAATAAATATAAAAACTGAAGTAATAGATTATAACAATATTCATTAA
- a CDS encoding methyl-accepting chemotaxis protein: MRSIKTKLIGIFLIIICFMCIASGLLIFNGLNSQKKYNDLTNDIILVGQVQSITENMTNCFKDMIKEDDSKSNELNKEYIKSKRELEDIMTFLNDRVKYNKSKIVYKKLKNSTDELKGTCDKAIEFINNGKLAQADELSEKATIQGSFTNKQTGELILTELENLYFIQNELNHSTKLNNIISIVLLLVAVGVSLGLAIVFSNKLSKHLFHLSKFTEEVAKGNLSYELEAINSKDEIEELYKSCVEMRDSLIDIIKGIFENTEKITGSSNDLTINMNESKKANESIVNAIISINNIADDQMKTAEKQVSLIQETNKEMNLIIENTDSMKDKIKNSQERTLEGQELISNMMNHTKEVNKTITDLKEKMNSLNQKSNDIEAIIKLITNIAKQTNLLALNAAIESARAGEMGKGFAVVAEEVRKLAEQTAEASNGIIDTINEIQNDTNNMTVSMEKSESQIIESSTMADKIRYAFEEIKNANENVNNGTGVIFNSIKESADKIAEVREYIDKLYEQVNNLSENTQQTSAAAQEQFAGIQEISNSSDMLNDMSINMKKSIEKFNF; this comes from the coding sequence ATGAGAAGCATTAAGACGAAGTTAATAGGCATATTTTTAATAATAATTTGTTTTATGTGTATAGCAAGTGGACTTTTAATTTTTAATGGATTAAATTCTCAAAAAAAATACAATGATTTAACAAATGACATAATTCTTGTTGGACAAGTTCAAAGTATAACAGAAAATATGACTAACTGTTTTAAAGACATGATAAAGGAAGATGATTCTAAAAGCAATGAACTTAATAAAGAATATATTAAGTCAAAAAGAGAGTTAGAAGATATAATGACATTTTTAAATGATAGAGTTAAGTATAATAAGAGCAAAATAGTATATAAAAAATTAAAAAATTCTACTGATGAGTTAAAGGGTACTTGCGATAAAGCTATTGAATTTATAAATAATGGTAAACTAGCACAAGCAGATGAACTTTCTGAAAAAGCTACAATACAAGGTTCGTTTACTAATAAACAAACAGGTGAACTTATATTAACTGAACTTGAAAATTTATATTTTATACAGAATGAGTTAAATCATTCAACAAAGTTAAACAATATTATAAGTATAGTATTACTATTAGTAGCAGTAGGGGTAAGCTTAGGGCTTGCCATAGTATTTTCAAATAAACTTAGCAAGCATTTGTTTCATCTTTCTAAATTTACTGAGGAAGTGGCGAAAGGAAATCTTAGTTATGAACTTGAAGCTATAAATTCTAAGGATGAAATAGAGGAATTATACAAATCTTGCGTTGAGATGAGAGATTCTTTAATAGATATTATAAAAGGTATATTTGAAAATACTGAAAAAATTACAGGATCATCAAATGATTTAACTATTAATATGAATGAGAGTAAGAAGGCTAATGAATCTATAGTCAATGCTATTATATCAATAAATAATATTGCAGATGATCAAATGAAAACTGCGGAAAAACAGGTAAGCTTAATTCAAGAAACAAATAAAGAAATGAATCTTATAATAGAAAATACAGACAGTATGAAAGATAAAATTAAAAATTCTCAAGAAAGAACTTTAGAAGGACAAGAATTAATTAGTAATATGATGAATCATACTAAAGAAGTTAATAAAACTATAACTGATTTGAAAGAAAAAATGAATTCTTTAAATCAAAAGTCTAATGATATAGAGGCTATAATAAAGTTAATTACTAATATAGCAAAACAGACAAATTTACTTGCACTTAATGCGGCTATTGAATCAGCAAGGGCAGGGGAAATGGGAAAAGGATTTGCTGTAGTTGCAGAAGAAGTTAGAAAACTTGCTGAACAAACTGCAGAAGCATCAAATGGAATTATAGATACTATAAATGAAATACAAAATGATACTAATAATATGACTGTTAGTATGGAGAAAAGTGAAAGTCAAATAATTGAAAGTAGTACTATGGCAGATAAAATAAGATATGCATTTGAAGAAATTAAGAATGCTAATGAAAATGTTAATAATGGAACAGGAGTAATATTTAATAGCATAAAAGAAAGTGCTGATAAGATAGCAGAGGTTAGAGAATATATAGATAAGTTATATGAACAGGTGAATAATTTATCTGAAAATACTCAACAGACATCAGCAGCTGCACAAGAACAGTTTGCAGGAATTCAAGAAATATCTAATTCTTCAGATATGTTGAATGATATGTCAATAAATATGAAAAAGAGTATTGAAAAATTTAATTTTTAA
- a CDS encoding manganese efflux pump MntP has translation MRIYSLFMIALALALDAFGVSLSIGLNSQVKCRNKIWFCLSFGFFQFILSFIGAYLGFLFNTYILAIPQLVGGVIMTIVGLLMLKDGKKQENKNAIISKRMYFILGISVSVDAAVIGFTVLSNIMNKLILIEATFFIGIITSILCLFAFLIAGYLRRINIVSKYANYVGGFILMLFGLKMIFF, from the coding sequence ATAAGAATATATTCATTATTTATGATTGCATTAGCATTGGCGTTAGATGCATTTGGAGTATCATTGAGTATAGGGCTAAATTCGCAAGTTAAATGCAGAAATAAAATTTGGTTTTGTTTATCTTTTGGTTTTTTTCAGTTTATTTTATCTTTTATAGGTGCTTACCTAGGGTTTTTGTTTAATACATATATATTAGCGATTCCTCAGTTAGTAGGTGGAGTAATAATGACTATAGTAGGATTACTTATGCTTAAAGATGGAAAAAAACAAGAAAATAAAAATGCAATTATAAGTAAAAGAATGTATTTTATATTGGGTATTTCAGTAAGTGTAGATGCAGCAGTTATTGGATTTACAGTATTAAGTAATATAATGAATAAGTTAATATTAATTGAAGCAACATTTTTTATAGGTATTATAACATCGATATTATGTCTTTTTGCATTTCTTATAGCAGGGTATTTAAGAAGAATTAATATTGTATCAAAATATGCAAATTATGTTGGTGGTTTTATTTTAATGTTATTTGGTTTAAAAATGATATTTTTTTAG
- a CDS encoding single-stranded DNA-binding protein, whose product MNKVMFIGRTTKDIEVKKLKENNKYVTTFRLAVNRGFLGKNGEKLVDFIPIVAWDKNAELLAKYTKKGSRVNVIGRLQIKSYETRDGVRKYMSEVVAQEIHILDWKNKEQEVG is encoded by the coding sequence ATGAATAAGGTAATGTTTATAGGAAGAACTACAAAGGACATTGAAGTTAAAAAACTTAAAGAAAATAATAAATATGTCACTACTTTTAGATTAGCTGTAAATAGAGGGTTTTTAGGAAAGAATGGAGAAAAGTTAGTAGATTTTATTCCTATAGTTGCTTGGGATAAAAATGCAGAATTATTAGCTAAGTATACTAAAAAGGGAAGTCGTGTTAATGTAATCGGAAGACTTCAGATAAAAAGTTATGAAACTAGAGATGGTGTTAGAAAATATATGAGTGAAGTTGTAGCACAAGAAATACATATTTTAGATTGGAAAAATAAAGAACAAGAAGTTGGTTAA
- a CDS encoding Fur family transcriptional regulator: MNIEKYLKENNIRSTRGRKSILKILIESEEPLDAEYIYDKCRQNKEKVDLSTVYRTLELLEQKDVINKFPLDDGRYNYILKCKWHKHTIKCDFCNKEVEIDCPMIQIKEIIKNKTGFTLLDEEFKFRCVCEECKKDNKNK, encoded by the coding sequence ATGAATATAGAAAAATATCTTAAAGAAAATAATATAAGAAGTACTAGGGGAAGAAAGTCAATTTTAAAGATATTAATAGAAAGTGAAGAACCTTTAGATGCCGAATATATTTATGATAAATGTAGGCAAAATAAAGAGAAAGTAGATTTATCTACTGTATATAGAACTTTAGAATTATTAGAACAAAAAGATGTAATAAATAAATTTCCTTTAGATGATGGAAGATATAATTATATTTTAAAATGCAAGTGGCACAAACATACTATAAAATGCGATTTCTGCAACAAAGAAGTTGAGATTGATTGTCCAATGATACAAATTAAAGAAATTATAAAGAATAAAACGGGATTTACTTTGTTAGATGAAGAATTTAAGTTTCGCTGTGTATGTGAGGAATGTAAAAAAGATAATAAAAATAAATAA